The Cydia splendana chromosome 2, ilCydSple1.2, whole genome shotgun sequence nucleotide sequence AGTAAACAAACGCCACTCAAAGAGGACTAACGTCAATATGATGAACAGCCCTTCAAGActgaaaagtaataaaaaatcataTTCTTCCCAATCGTCCAACACTAGTGTTAGTATATCGAGTTGCTCAGAGTCGGATGGAACTCAGATTACAAAAATGAATCGATTATTGCAAAGAGAGCCTTTTGATAACAAATCTACTTCTACTCATCTCGAGACCACCACTATTGATAAGAGTATGCAGACGTCCACGTTACAAATGTCGACCATATCCCATGAACGTGAACTATTCAAGGTGGTGGAACCCTCGTTTCTTGAGAAACTTAAAGAAGGAGACTGTGAGAAACCTGTATTTATATTGTACCCTAACTACACGCTTCCCGATATCAGTTTTCTGAATGGCCGACCAAATATATACTTGAATCCTGTAAAAGTAAACGTATCGCCAAAATCAAGCGAAATCAAGAGGAACAGACTGAACGTTAAAGGTAAACGACCATTTTCTTGCAACGACGTGGAGATGCTAAAAAAGAAGGGGCTCGGGCACATAAAAGATTGGGATTCACTAAACTTTTTGCTACCCACAGAATGCAAGCAAATGTTATCAGAGTTACCCGAATTGATGCATAACGTAAGAGAAAAAGAATGTGGATCAAAATGTGGTGACAAATACTGTAACGCGACACCCAGATCTAAGGGCAGGCCCATGAGTTGCGACTGCAACAACCTGGCGGGGCATAACACGACCGTGTCGTCCAGCTCCAGCACGGCCACGCAGCCCTCGTCCGGCTACCGCGGCTCCTCCACCATGCTCACTGACTCCTCCGCGCAGGCCAGTCCCGCGCCACACGGCAACTTCAACCCCTTGTTCGTCTACCGCTACGACAGCGCCACCAGCTCGGAGGCCAGCAACAACGAGGGGCCGAGAACCAACCCCGCCGTGCCGAAGCGATCGCTCTCGGCGGCCGAGCAGGCTCGGTACGCCAAGCAGGGCGAGCACGCCCCGCCGCGACCCCCTCTACCTAAGAGCATTTTGCGTAAGTCGATGGACAAAACGCGTAAAACGAGCACGCCGTCAAAACGTTACAGTATGTTCGAAATGGACGAGATTTTGCAAGATCAGATCGTTTGTATGACGGCTGCGACTGAGCACAAGACGAAGAGAAGATCGCTGCAAGAGccttattatttacaaaatcaaACCATAGAATATAGGAAAAATAATGATTTAGCTGCCAAAAGACTATCGCAGCAATTTCTCGATGCGGCCGAAAAAGATGCCGACTACAATGAACTTTTCCACGATGAAGGTGTCGGTACTGAGAGTAGCCTAGAATCGGGCAAATCGAATGAATTGAAATACCACAGACCTCACACGCCACCTATGCCTAAACCGAGAACTAAGAAAACTGAGTACATGGAGTTCCCTCCGCCGGGCGCTCTGATCAGCAGCGCTGATTTACAACAATTAGAAGAGTTTTTGAAATTAAGCGGCTTTAATTGCCAAAATATGGACGAATGGGACCAAAATCAAGTCCAAAAGGTAAGAAATCAGGTTACCAAGTTTCTGCAAATGAAACGTTCTCAGGAAGAAAATCAAAGGTCCACAGATTCTAGCGGCAGTAGCTGCAATAGCAAAAAATCTGTTAGTTTTGCCCATAAGTCTGAGGCCAAGCCCGAAACTCAACCAACCCAAGTGAAGGCAATGGAAGAGCTGAAAGTAGCCAGTCTCACCACACCGCCTAACTCACCTAATATTTCTGCTGTAATTTCACAAAGACTATATCAGGTATCATTTTTCTCTAAATAGTTTGTCGACATCATTGCCTATTGATTTCTGTGAGTACCTTTGGTTCTTTTATGTTTCTTTGCAGTTTGCCAAACTTATGTCTTTATTTATTCACATTCTTTTTTGTCAACACCCGCCTGTTGTCTTTATTTTGCCTGAAATTTAAACTGGCTAATTTTATTGGGCTGTTTATATCGTTCACTAATTCATTTCACACATGTTAATTATACCTATCTTGAGATGTCGGTtacttaattatttacttttcaaGGGTAAAAACTTGGCGGAGATACCAATTTGTGAAGAAGCTGAAATAAGCCCAGACGAATTCAGCAGCCCCTTGCACCACGATAGCAGAGGAAAATACGACTTAATTGATTTATCACAAAAGAGAGGTAAGGATTTGGATTCGTCGTCAAATCACCATGATTCAAacattttaatgatattttaaCTAAAAGGCTATTACGTTTTTGAAATTATGTCTTTTTTTCAGCCTTAGTCTCAAACGTGACGGACGCGGTGGAAATGTTGATTCAACACTTCTCTTCGGCCACTGACCAAGCCGAACTGGCTTTCCTGGGTGACTCTAAACAATCTCCAGCTTGCGCCAAAATCGCCCTTAATGCCCTATGCCCGGCATTGTACGCCGTTTTCAGAGATGGGCTTAAAGAGAATATTGAAACCTCCTTCGGAGCCGTAAACAACTCCGTATGGCAAATGGTGGAGACTACAGCAAGGCAGGGTCCAATAACGAAATCCTTGAACGAGCTGGTGTTGAGGATCAATAGCGAAGATGCTGTCACGGAGGGGCTGGTTAAATTCAACGCCTTCATTCTGGGACTATTAAAGTGAGTTGTTGTACAGTCATTATATGTATGTGCGAAATTGATAGAATTGTTGCACCAATAGGTACATAAGTATAAGTAAGATTCAAGAACGAGTGATTACAAAATGATATCAAATAGAAATCCATTTTTATTCCTCTTTTAAAGTTTTGTTTCGAACGTATCATGATCTTGGCTAAAGAGAGATTTTCTGCAAATGTCCCGCAAAGTCTataataatgaaatgaaattgttatttataatttaaaatacagaTAGGAGTCCTTAGGCTTAGTATATTCCTACAACTATAATATACAAGATTACTGTTGAGTTATTTGGAGTTCCCGACCAGCCTTGTATGTAAAATAATCTTATAAATTTTAGAATTTAAATTCGTACCTTTTTAACATAGTGTACGGTATTTTGTACAGCGCTCAATCGGTGGACGCGTGGGTATCGTACGTGCGCACGCGAGAGTCGGTGCTGAGCAAAGCCTACAACGCGGACTCGCTGCTGCTGGCCGGCGTGCAGTCGCCGCGTTGCCGCGCGCTGCTGGACTCGCTGCAGGCCGCGCTGGAGCCGCTACGCCTGCTGCCCTTCTCGCTCGACCTCATGTTCGAGATGCGCGAGCTGCACCGCAGCTTCAAGAAGATCGAGAGCGACATGCGCGCTGCTAGTCGGGTGAGTTACGTTACTCAGTTTTATCGTTTACTCATCGCTGAGAATCGTGGCCGCCCGTGAATACCCAGGGATACCTGATATTTCTATCAGGTCATATCATTTAGGAGCTCTCTTGATTGTGCCATTCCGGCTCACAGATCGCTAGACGCTGCTGTAGGTATAATTCCACCCGTTAGAGTAAAAAGAAATCACACTTCCATTTGCTACAGTCTCGTAACAAATGCCTATCTTGCTTCACACAGTTTCATGACGTTCTTCGTGCATGATCTATGTATTACCATTGTCGCCTCTTTCATTCATTCCGCGACGCGAGGTAGGTAATTCCCCTAGTCAGTgccgatttttgaaatgtaTATTCTCGAATAATTTGAAGAAACCTATTTCTTATCACTCTAACGAAATAATTACTGGTGATTTTCTGTAAATATTTGGTTACAGCTAAGTGGTTGCTTACTTATAGAGCCTAGTTGTTTTCTACTTATAGACTGATCAACAAATCACTATTTTtgcaatacatattttaacTACAGTTAATCTTGAGGTACGTAACTGTAGTTAAAATATTAGCGACCATGTTAGCTTGAAATCGTATATTGTACAATATTTTCCTCGTTCCTATTACGAATCAATTCACTCAACTGCTAACAGACTTGCCGCAAAGGGAGACATCGCTTTATTtgcattttattgtttattgcaTGTGCTTACGACTCACGAAAATACACTCAAGTCTGTGAACGGATATCATTTGGCATTTCGTTCGTGCACAGCTTTCATAAAATGCAAATAAGGCCCTGCTTACGTTTCACGACGTGTGTCGGCCACGAAGGTCGTTCACGTCGCCGCGGATGGCATGGTGCATGATGCTAAAAGTCTTTGGTGTATTTAACAGCCTACCTCGATTAACACTCCACCACTAACACTGAACCAGCGGAACTTGCTGAAACTAGTGCGCTCCATGCAATCGAGCGGGCTTTCGAGCGACGACTGTCAGACTAGCGTCATCATGAGGCACAAAGAGCCAAAAAATAAGGAGCCGTCTACCCCGGACCTTCTAAACGACTCCGCTAACGTAAAGACCGCGGTCGAGAAAAACAGACCACGCTCCTGCGTGAATCCTTCGCCGATCGGATACGACCTGTGTCCGAACAACAGCAGGATAGAGTTAGAGAATAACCGGCGCTGGTCCGGCGTGCAGCTGGGCTCGAAGCTGATGCAGGCGTTCGACCGGCTCGTGTTCGACGACAGCGACGACTACACGGACAGCCTGGAGAACAACAAGCCCGCTCGGCTCGGCGCCGCCGACTCCAAGGTAACGGCGGGGCTCTACCTCAGTGTGCTTCGTGTCGTAGATTCGCGTTTTCTTCGTTTTGTGTTCATTCATTTTCTGGTTGTTTTTGTTTTGCAGGAACGCTTTACAGCTTTTAACCATTCTTTgcatattttattcatttatattttaaGTTGTGTTGAGCACTATAATTTTTGTGTGATTCTGATtatgtattaggtatttattttaatgtaacacATAATTAGCATAACAGTTATTATTTACCTTCTTATGTAATTTCTAAAACTAATATTCCTGACATGGTGACAGGCACATGGATATCATCATATATTGCCATGGTTATccgatttaaaaataatatcgtAATTAACTAAATTTTTTCGTTAATTGGGTAAATTGGTATTACAGTCAGTGGTATTGTTCGACTTATTCGTGGTAGCACTGGCGTGTAGCACTCAGATTTCAATTACATTTCAAAGTTCAATGCCTTATCGAGTTAGAAGCCAAAAATATAATTACCTGTCATCGGTCCCACCTGGATATTGGTCCATGCATTACGGTTGAATGAACCAGACAAGTAAACCATTCGTTTTACTCCTTGTGCCTACATGCAACATGTACTTATCtgttatacgtatttttaacAGGTATTAGGTGCACTCAAAATTATAAACTTTTTGTTACATCAATATTATAtcagatattaatattttacactTTCACGCCAATCAGTCGATTAGTTGTTACATAATTAGGCTAATTTATAATGGTGTATGGGTTTGTTACAGCTGGAATGCAGCGGCGAGGAGTGGCGGCCAGGGTCAGCGAGCAGTGGGCAGAGCGCGGCGGCCAGCGGGCACTCGGGCGGCAAGTTCCGGAGGCTCCAGCTCAAGTGGGAGCTGCTCAGCAACGCCGAGAGCCCCTCTTCGCCATCTGGTAtgcttttaaatttaataacacAAATTCTGCTTAGCATGTTCGTATAGGTG carries:
- the LOC134805565 gene encoding uncharacterized protein LOC134805565 isoform X5, translating into MIGLVLCIFGKLCELARTTNSGVVKDTVNINDVNKPKMKGKRQRKRRRRRRKGPPPRLGLKAASPGVDEDCNSNTSLAGSQHSADDLDAHCDNSGYLWFLDYNPIFRDGSCHHTSVLSSVSASYKGISDLASRFEFTSRYNDIARDLDANLAEADMESFKTEDIHALLMTANLPHDTITDDRTHDSNPRGEMFASISSSLMEKFRFDSSLSGDSSFQGEESVGSINTMSICKSELLFSPVKEHGVHFSVDSLDCSLPAEQDLILTCQANKDNYTIAFEGSLTVYSEDSECNEFAVNQKHDKLDKQEDNATLDERTRRNLELLERCKKLTNKLTTSMARSDLGLTTWSKLKKQTNHSPLKRHPSGNNNEDSHEATDTTSDMSNSVIKSQSLPNLYRRKIMSSSINSAALSNSTVDSFTTNQRLMGTPTCMKVYDVSQHRSTHGSQHSEPMSTSSTENQSSSDKSQPKQAFSLVKLFMKQKSNDGVVGLDQIDRSECWPSSSGGESDSMGEPKDDSKISVRSQMELPCDLPEEGSVIYDEIPPSNPYNNRVYDEVIEEEDNDGVKLSDSESNLYATVNKRHSKRTNVNMMNSPSRLKSNKKSYSSQSSNTSVSISSCSESDGTQITKMNRLLQREPFDNKSTSTHLETTTIDKSMQTSTLQMSTISHERELFKVVEPSFLEKLKEGDCEKPVFILYPNYTLPDISFLNGRPNIYLNPVKVNVSPKSSEIKRNRLNVKGKRPFSCNDVEMLKKKGLGHIKDWDSLNFLLPTECKQMLSELPELMHNVREKECGSKCGDKYCNATPRSKGRPMSCDCNNLAGHNTTVSSSSSTATQPSSGYRGSSTMLTDSSAQASPAPHGNFNPLFVYRYDSATSSEASNNEGPRTNPAVPKRSLSAAEQARYAKQGEHAPPRPPLPKSILRKSMDKTRKTSTPSKRYSMFEMDEILQDQIVCMTAATEHKTKRRSLQEPYYLQNQTIEYRKNNDLAAKRLSQQFLDAAEKDADYNELFHDEGVGTESSLESGKSNELKYHRPHTPPMPKPRTKKTEYMEFPPPGALISSADLQQLEEFLKLSGFNCQNMDEWDQNQVQKGKNLAEIPICEEAEISPDEFSSPLHHDSRGKYDLIDLSQKRALVSNVTDAVEMLIQHFSSATDQAELAFLGDSKQSPACAKIALNALCPALYAVFRDGLKENIETSFGAVNNSVWQMVETTARQGPITKSLNELVLRINSEDAVTEGLVKFNAFILGLLNAQSVDAWVSYVRTRESVLSKAYNADSLLLAGVQSPRCRALLDSLQAALEPLRLLPFSLDLMFEMRELHRSFKKIESDMRAASRPTSINTPPLTLNQRNLLKLVRSMQSSGLSSDDCQTSVIMRHKEPKNKEPSTPDLLNDSANVKTAVEKNRPRSCVNPSPIGYDLCPNNSRIELENNRRWSGVQLGSKLMQAFDRLVFDDSDDYTDSLENNKPARLGAADSKLECSGEEWRPGSASSGQSAAASGHSGGKFRRLQLKWELLSNAESPSSPSGETSPAAARGSKIPRPVSSPVRPAAPTVPEPAKNAHRGIPVPVRKGASPTASAGARAAPARASSAKRPQPANRTFPEAVKRVVAKTKEKEAVICKPVARKPAPTSRVDGAWASPAPRPASLPYGRAPPPAAPRRAASSSAARHHSTTTHQKHKYVRTLWHRLPSDSGHLAFNEGERLRLILEVDSQHLLCCRGDQKGLVPRDAVLLEDF
- the LOC134805565 gene encoding uncharacterized protein LOC134805565 isoform X3, with the protein product MRIKLTDLRPNGPPPRLGLKAASPGVDEDCNSNTSLAGSQHSADDLDAHCDNSGYLWFLDYNPIFRDGSCHHTSVLSSVSASYKGISDLASRFEFTSRYNDIARDLDANLAEADMESFKTEDIHALLMTANLPHDTITDDRTHDSNPRGEMFASISSSLMEKFRFDSSLSGDSSFQGEESVGSINTMSICKSELLFSPVKEHGVHFSVDSLDCSLPAEQDLILTCQANKDNYTIAFEGSLTVYSEDSECNEFAVNQKHDKLDKQEDNATLDERTRRNLELLERCKKLTNKLTTSMARSDLGLTTWSKLKKQTNHSPLKRHPSGNNNEDSHEATDTTSDMSNSVIKSQSLPNLYRRKIMSSSINSAALSNSTVDSFTTNQRLMGTPTCMKVYDVSQHRSTHGSQHSEPMSTSSTENQSSSDKSQPKQAFSLVKLFMKQKSNDGVVGLDQIDRSECWPSSSGGESDSMGEPKDDSKISVRSQMELPCDLPEEGSVIYDEIPPSNPYNNRVYDEVIEEEDNDGVKLSDSESNLYATVNKRHSKRTNVNMMNSPSRLKSNKKSYSSQSSNTSVSISSCSESDGTQITKMNRLLQREPFDNKSTSTHLETTTIDKSMQTSTLQMSTISHERELFKVVEPSFLEKLKEGDCEKPVFILYPNYTLPDISFLNGRPNIYLNPVKVNVSPKSSEIKRNRLNVKGKRPFSCNDVEMLKKKGLGHIKDWDSLNFLLPTECKQMLSELPELMHNVREKECGSKCGDKYCNATPRSKGRPMSCDCNNLAGHNTTVSSSSSTATQPSSGYRGSSTMLTDSSAQASPAPHGNFNPLFVYRYDSATSSEASNNEGPRTNPAVPKRSLSAAEQARYAKQGEHAPPRPPLPKSILRKSMDKTRKTSTPSKRYSMFEMDEILQDQIVCMTAATEHKTKRRSLQEPYYLQNQTIEYRKNNDLAAKRLSQQFLDAAEKDADYNELFHDEGVGTESSLESGKSNELKYHRPHTPPMPKPRTKKTEYMEFPPPGALISSADLQQLEEFLKLSGFNCQNMDEWDQNQVQKVRNQVTKFLQMKRSQEENQRSTDSSGSSCNSKKSVSFAHKSEAKPETQPTQVKAMEELKVASLTTPPNSPNISAVISQRLYQGKNLAEIPICEEAEISPDEFSSPLHHDSRGKYDLIDLSQKRALVSNVTDAVEMLIQHFSSATDQAELAFLGDSKQSPACAKIALNALCPALYAVFRDGLKENIETSFGAVNNSVWQMVETTARQGPITKSLNELVLRINSEDAVTEGLVKFNAFILGLLNAQSVDAWVSYVRTRESVLSKAYNADSLLLAGVQSPRCRALLDSLQAALEPLRLLPFSLDLMFEMRELHRSFKKIESDMRAASRPTSINTPPLTLNQRNLLKLVRSMQSSGLSSDDCQTSVIMRHKEPKNKEPSTPDLLNDSANVKTAVEKNRPRSCVNPSPIGYDLCPNNSRIELENNRRWSGVQLGSKLMQAFDRLVFDDSDDYTDSLENNKPARLGAADSKLECSGEEWRPGSASSGQSAAASGHSGGKFRRLQLKWELLSNAESPSSPSGETSPAAARGSKIPRPVSSPVRPAAPTVPEPAKNAHRGIPVPVRKGASPTASAGARAAPARASSAKRPQPANRTFPEAVKRVVAKTKEKEAVICKPVARKPAPTSRVDGAWASPAPRPASLPYGRAPPPAAPRRAASSSAARHHSTTTHQKHKYVRTLWHRLPSDSGHLAFNEGERLRLILEVDSQHLLCCRGDQKGLVPRDAVLLEDF